A stretch of the Oenococcus sp. UCMA 16435 genome encodes the following:
- a CDS encoding zinc-binding alcohol dehydrogenase family protein produces the protein MANNKVPQTTKKIYQIFNSEKQAAVFFDKNVSAIEEKNSLFDGQTDVAVLDPHDLLVEVQAVSVNPVDTKLRQSGIPSKIKILGYDAFGIVKHTGKDVTRFHAGDRVYYAGTTQRPGSNENFQAVDERLVGRAPEKLSKSEIAAMPLTSITAYEILVDQLGLKFQNHGADGKNMLVINGAGGVGSVLVQMATYLGISLSVTAHSSESIEWLKKYSIDKIYDYKNLDETLTDQKFDYIVFLYDPASYWDTAIKHIKPYGQLVSIVGTNKPLNMGPLKNIAVQFKWEYMFSKSDFNHNILNQGQALDKIAILLDAGILKTTLNKTFDRINAENLRQAYQLVESGKMQGKVVLNGPFDKAKP, from the coding sequence ATGGCGAATAATAAAGTTCCTCAAACAACAAAAAAGATTTATCAAATTTTTAATTCGGAAAAACAAGCGGCTGTTTTCTTTGACAAGAATGTTTCAGCAATTGAAGAAAAGAATTCTCTGTTCGATGGTCAGACTGATGTAGCGGTTCTTGACCCGCATGATCTTTTAGTTGAAGTTCAGGCAGTTTCTGTTAATCCGGTTGATACCAAGTTGCGCCAATCAGGGATACCGTCTAAAATCAAGATTCTTGGTTACGATGCTTTTGGAATTGTTAAACATACCGGAAAAGACGTAACTCGTTTTCACGCGGGAGATCGGGTTTATTATGCCGGCACGACTCAACGGCCCGGAAGTAATGAAAATTTTCAGGCGGTTGATGAAAGGCTTGTTGGACGGGCACCGGAAAAATTAAGTAAAAGCGAGATCGCTGCAATGCCATTAACGAGTATTACGGCTTATGAAATCCTTGTTGATCAACTTGGCTTAAAATTTCAAAATCATGGTGCCGATGGCAAAAATATGTTGGTGATTAATGGAGCCGGTGGAGTAGGTTCGGTGCTGGTACAAATGGCGACTTATCTTGGAATCAGTCTTTCTGTGACGGCCCATTCATCAGAATCAATCGAATGGTTGAAAAAATATTCAATTGACAAAATTTATGATTATAAAAATCTTGATGAAACATTGACTGATCAAAAATTTGACTATATTGTTTTTCTCTATGATCCGGCTTCGTACTGGGATACAGCAATTAAACACATCAAGCCATATGGGCAGCTGGTTTCAATTGTTGGTACCAATAAGCCTCTAAATATGGGTCCGTTAAAGAACATTGCAGTTCAGTTCAAATGGGAATATATGTTTTCAAAATCTGATTTTAACCATAATATCTTGAATCAGGGGCAGGCTCTTGATAAAATCGCCATTTTATTGGACGCTGGAATTTTAAAAACTACTCTTAATAAAACTTTCGATCGAATTAATGCCGAAAATCTTCGGCAAGCTTATCAGTTGGTTGAAAGTGGGAAAATGCAGGGAAAAGTTGTTTTGAATGGACCATTTGATAAGGCTAAACCGTGA
- a CDS encoding bifunctional (p)ppGpp synthetase/guanosine-3',5'-bis(diphosphate) 3'-pyrophosphohydrolase yields the protein MAKIENRSFEDVHDIYVKYLTPDQVKRVDSAYQLAKKMHTGQKRKSGEDYIYHPIQVAGILADLKMDPDTIAAGFLHDVVEDTPETNDEIRQAYGNDVADIVDGVTKLGRIHYESTEENMAENHRKLLLAMAKDVRVIIVKLADRLHNMRTLQVHRPEKQHRIASETLDIYAPLAHRLGLANIKWELEDLSLRYLDPDEYHRIAKMMHSRREERDADIASATKQIEKIISDLKIGHFEVTGRPKHIYSIYRKMTDKHKQFSEIYDLLAIRVLVDTVADCYAALGTIHANWKPLPGRFKDYIALPKPNGYQSLHTTIIGPNGHPLEVQIRTFDMHQVAEFGVAAHWAYKENKGSEKQAHVSDSDQQHLNAIQGILELQEGATDAEQFVDTVKGDLFSDRVYAFTPKGDVFELPVGSKPIDMAFAIHSDVGLHTVGAKVNGKIVPLDYEIQTGDIVEIVTSPTPKVSRDWLGLVASRRARNKIRAYFRQQARSSNIEGGRQMLEEYLQEKQLPVDKAMTEENLTVTATKMHLFSGDDLLAMIGYGEVSLQQAGNRLTEDIRKKIADKKAEEVQKALLSGKQDAAKDLIRKGSAPIVKNRPEEDITIAGIDSLLIHLSKCCTPIPGDKIIGYITKGRGVTVHRANCPNIKKSMEKGERIIEVEWNNPDGNRPNYDADLTVSSSDRPGILNDVIRSVNANTHYLNAVSAHNEKNGVGIISLTVGVKNVEQLQHIMDSISGVHDVYEVTRSFH from the coding sequence ATGGCAAAAATTGAGAATCGCTCTTTTGAAGATGTTCACGATATTTATGTAAAGTATTTAACTCCAGACCAGGTCAAACGAGTTGATTCTGCTTATCAACTTGCAAAAAAAATGCATACAGGGCAGAAACGCAAATCTGGAGAAGACTATATTTATCACCCAATTCAGGTTGCTGGAATTCTGGCAGATTTGAAAATGGATCCGGATACAATTGCTGCCGGTTTTTTGCACGATGTCGTTGAAGACACGCCGGAAACGAATGATGAAATCCGCCAGGCCTATGGGAATGATGTTGCTGATATTGTCGATGGTGTAACCAAACTTGGTAGAATTCATTATGAATCGACTGAAGAAAACATGGCTGAAAATCATCGCAAGCTGTTGTTGGCAATGGCAAAAGATGTTCGTGTGATTATCGTTAAGCTTGCCGATCGTTTACATAATATGCGCACTTTACAAGTTCATCGTCCAGAAAAGCAACATCGAATTGCCAGCGAAACGCTTGATATTTATGCTCCCTTGGCTCATCGACTTGGGCTTGCTAATATTAAATGGGAACTTGAAGATTTGAGTCTTCGTTACCTTGATCCGGATGAATATCATCGAATTGCCAAGATGATGCATTCTCGTCGAGAAGAACGTGATGCTGACATTGCTTCGGCAACAAAACAAATAGAAAAGATAATTAGTGATTTAAAGATTGGCCATTTTGAAGTTACTGGAAGACCAAAACATATCTATTCTATTTATCGGAAAATGACCGATAAGCACAAGCAATTTTCAGAAATTTACGATTTGCTTGCAATTCGTGTATTGGTTGATACTGTTGCTGATTGTTATGCAGCATTGGGCACAATCCACGCTAATTGGAAGCCGCTTCCAGGGCGTTTTAAGGATTATATCGCGCTACCGAAGCCTAATGGTTATCAATCACTGCATACAACTATTATTGGCCCTAACGGTCATCCTTTGGAAGTTCAAATTCGTACTTTTGATATGCACCAGGTTGCAGAGTTCGGTGTTGCTGCTCATTGGGCTTATAAAGAAAATAAAGGTTCAGAAAAACAAGCTCATGTTAGTGATTCAGATCAGCAACATTTAAATGCAATCCAAGGAATTCTTGAATTACAAGAAGGCGCAACCGATGCGGAACAATTTGTTGATACCGTTAAAGGCGATCTTTTCTCGGATCGGGTTTATGCTTTTACGCCTAAAGGGGATGTTTTTGAGCTCCCGGTTGGTTCTAAACCAATTGACATGGCTTTTGCTATTCATTCGGATGTCGGCCTGCATACGGTTGGCGCGAAAGTAAATGGCAAAATTGTCCCTTTGGATTATGAGATTCAAACCGGCGATATTGTTGAAATAGTAACTTCACCAACGCCAAAAGTTTCTCGCGATTGGCTTGGATTAGTTGCTAGTCGTCGAGCTCGAAATAAAATTCGGGCTTATTTCCGCCAACAGGCACGTTCTTCTAATATCGAAGGCGGCCGGCAGATGCTTGAAGAATATTTGCAGGAAAAGCAATTACCGGTTGATAAAGCTATGACTGAAGAGAATTTAACAGTTACGGCTACCAAGATGCATTTATTCTCTGGCGACGATTTGTTGGCAATGATAGGTTATGGCGAAGTTTCTTTGCAACAAGCCGGCAATCGTTTAACTGAAGATATTAGAAAAAAAATTGCCGATAAAAAGGCCGAAGAAGTTCAAAAGGCTTTGCTTTCAGGTAAGCAGGATGCTGCAAAGGATTTGATCAGAAAAGGCAGTGCGCCGATTGTTAAGAATCGTCCCGAAGAAGATATCACAATAGCTGGTATTGATTCGCTTTTAATTCATCTTTCTAAATGTTGTACGCCAATTCCTGGTGATAAAATTATTGGTTATATCACAAAGGGACGTGGAGTCACTGTTCATCGTGCCAATTGCCCTAATATTAAAAAGTCTATGGAAAAAGGCGAAAGAATCATTGAAGTCGAATGGAATAATCCAGATGGTAATCGGCCAAATTATGATGCCGATCTGACCGTCAGCAGTTCCGATCGTCCGGGAATCTTAAATGATGTGATTCGTTCGGTTAACGCTAATACTCATTATTTGAATGCGGTTTCCGCTCACAATGAAAAAAATGGCGTTGGCATTATCAGCCTAACTGTCGGAGTAAAAAACGTTGAACAGCTGCAGCATATAATGGATTCGATTTCCGGGGTGCATGATGTTTATGAAGTCACTCGCAGCTTTCATTAG
- a CDS encoding 16S rRNA (uracil(1498)-N(3))-methyltransferase produces the protein MTSRFFLENSQEFLLENKISKKNNPDVFHHLKDVLRVNDKDLIELVADQSAYLVQVNEISAMEIFFNRVDKILKNPEMPIKTTIVVPLLKSDHLDWLIQKSTELGVFKIILTSFSYSVVKDTKIEKKVQRYEKIVKAAAEQSHRLLIPEIVYEKNFIKQVALTSRQIGIVAWEESAKAGEKSNLFKMIHLAEHDSNFNEIIAVFGPEGGISKKEIDKLELSGFIAAGLGPRILRAETAPLYLLSSVSLLIELS, from the coding sequence GTGACTTCACGTTTCTTTTTAGAAAATAGTCAGGAATTTTTATTGGAAAATAAAATTTCCAAAAAAAATAATCCGGATGTTTTTCACCATTTAAAAGATGTCCTGCGCGTTAATGATAAAGATTTAATTGAATTGGTCGCTGACCAGTCGGCTTATCTGGTTCAGGTTAATGAGATCTCTGCAATGGAAATCTTTTTTAATAGAGTGGACAAAATTTTGAAAAACCCGGAAATGCCAATCAAGACAACGATTGTTGTCCCACTTTTAAAATCCGATCATCTGGATTGGCTGATTCAAAAGTCAACTGAATTAGGTGTTTTTAAAATCATCCTAACCAGTTTTTCCTACAGCGTTGTCAAAGATACAAAAATTGAAAAGAAAGTCCAACGTTATGAAAAAATCGTTAAAGCGGCAGCCGAACAGTCACATCGCTTGCTTATTCCGGAAATTGTTTATGAGAAGAACTTTATTAAACAAGTTGCACTAACCAGTCGGCAAATTGGAATTGTTGCTTGGGAAGAAAGTGCCAAGGCCGGAGAAAAGTCGAATTTGTTTAAAATGATTCATTTGGCAGAGCATGATTCCAATTTTAATGAAATTATCGCTGTTTTTGGTCCTGAAGGAGGAATTAGTAAAAAAGAGATTGATAAACTTGAATTAAGCGGCTTTATTGCAGCTGGATTGGGTCCGAGAATCCTGCGTGCGGAAACAGCTCCACTTTATTTGCTCTCATCCGTCAGTCTTTTGATAGAATTGAGCTAA
- the lepA gene encoding elongation factor 4 — translation MSTLEEQLDRQKHIRNFSIVAHIDHGKSTLADRILEMTHSVAQRQMKAQILDDMPLERERGITIKMNSVEVHYDAKNGQRYIFHLIDTPGHVDFSYEVSRALAAADGALLVVDATQGVQAQTLANVYLAIDNNLEILPVINKIDLPSADPKGTKAEIEDDIGIDTSDAVDVSAKTGLGVAELLEKIVKIIPAPSGDLKAPLRALVFDSKYDSYRGVVLSIRVKEGQIHLGDKIRLMNAAADYEVTELGVFSPDATPRKELIAGDVGYLTASIKDIHTARSGDTVTNADHPAQKALQGYRPMTPMVYAGIYPTDNGKYNDLRDALDKLSLNDASLEYEPETSTALGFGFRVGFLGLLHMDVVQERLEREFDLEIVITAPTVTYHVIKTDGSEEDISNPSNIPDASSIKEIREPFVNATIMVPEQYVGTVMELAQAKRGIFDTMDYLDKSRVNVKYKMPLSEIIFDFFDKIKSSTKGYASLDYNLAGFFVSDLKKIDILLNGDKVDALSFISHKDFADNRARVVTGKLKKAIPRQNFEIPIQAAIGSKIIARTNIKAYRKDVTVKIHTGDPDRRAKLLDKQRAGKARMKSIGRVDVPQEAFMAILKNSDDEQYNKGLS, via the coding sequence ATGTCCACACTTGAAGAACAATTAGATCGTCAAAAACATATTCGTAATTTCAGCATTGTTGCTCATATTGATCACGGGAAGTCCACTTTAGCTGACCGAATTCTCGAGATGACCCATTCAGTTGCTCAAAGACAAATGAAGGCACAAATCCTTGATGACATGCCTTTGGAACGTGAACGGGGAATTACGATCAAAATGAATTCTGTTGAAGTTCACTATGACGCCAAAAATGGTCAACGTTATATTTTTCATTTGATTGATACTCCGGGTCATGTTGATTTTTCCTATGAAGTTTCCCGAGCGCTCGCTGCAGCTGACGGGGCGCTTTTGGTTGTCGATGCAACTCAGGGGGTCCAGGCACAGACTTTGGCAAACGTTTATTTGGCAATCGACAATAATCTAGAAATATTGCCGGTGATTAACAAGATTGACCTTCCTTCGGCTGATCCAAAAGGAACTAAAGCAGAGATTGAAGACGATATTGGAATCGACACAAGCGATGCAGTCGATGTTTCTGCTAAGACCGGTCTAGGAGTGGCTGAGCTTCTTGAAAAAATCGTTAAAATAATTCCGGCACCAAGTGGGGATTTAAAAGCGCCATTGCGGGCTTTGGTCTTTGATTCAAAGTACGATTCCTATCGGGGAGTTGTTTTGTCAATTCGAGTCAAAGAGGGTCAAATTCATCTTGGCGATAAAATTCGTTTAATGAATGCTGCGGCGGACTATGAAGTGACCGAATTAGGTGTTTTTTCACCCGATGCCACTCCGAGAAAAGAATTGATTGCCGGCGATGTTGGCTATTTGACTGCTTCTATCAAAGACATCCATACAGCGCGTTCCGGCGATACCGTCACAAATGCCGACCACCCAGCTCAAAAAGCCCTTCAAGGGTATCGGCCGATGACTCCGATGGTTTACGCCGGTATTTATCCGACTGATAATGGGAAATATAACGATCTTCGTGATGCTTTGGACAAATTGAGTCTTAACGATGCCAGTCTTGAATATGAACCGGAGACTTCAACAGCACTTGGTTTTGGTTTCCGTGTTGGTTTTCTCGGTTTGCTACACATGGATGTTGTTCAGGAACGCTTGGAACGTGAATTTGATCTGGAAATCGTTATTACCGCTCCAACGGTTACTTACCATGTAATTAAAACCGATGGGAGTGAGGAAGATATTTCCAACCCGTCCAATATTCCTGATGCCAGCAGCATCAAAGAAATCCGTGAACCCTTTGTTAATGCAACAATTATGGTGCCTGAACAATATGTCGGTACAGTAATGGAGCTTGCGCAAGCTAAGCGTGGAATCTTTGATACGATGGACTATCTTGATAAATCGCGTGTCAACGTTAAATACAAAATGCCTTTATCGGAAATAATTTTTGATTTTTTCGATAAAATAAAATCTTCTACTAAAGGCTACGCCAGTCTTGATTACAACCTTGCCGGCTTCTTTGTTTCTGATTTAAAAAAGATCGATATTTTGTTGAACGGTGACAAAGTTGATGCCTTAAGTTTTATATCTCATAAAGACTTTGCTGATAATCGAGCTCGAGTCGTAACGGGGAAGCTAAAGAAAGCTATTCCTCGCCAGAATTTTGAAATTCCGATCCAAGCAGCAATTGGATCGAAAATTATTGCCCGAACGAATATCAAAGCTTATCGAAAAGATGTTACGGTAAAAATTCATACCGGAGATCCTGATCGACGTGCCAAGTTGCTTGATAAGCAACGGGCCGGCAAGGCCCGGATGAAGTCGATCGGGCGGGTGGATGTCCCTCAGGAAGCCTTTATGGCTATTTTGAAGAATTCCGACGATGAACAATACAATAAGGGACTCTCGTGA
- a CDS encoding SH3 domain-containing protein — protein sequence MFRQILKNRVPLLVSTAFILAGLLLVASIYFPNQTKKSNNSKSITTKAKKTVLRDGPGPMYKQLATFPDSEKLTVLKEKHGWLEVRSKNGKENGWIASWVAEGKANSISKETRMTEATIVLDPGHGGSDPGSLAIDGATNPKYFEKTYTLRTARKIKKALESTGARVIMTRDSDKLLWPLSKISNISKKYHADAFISIHFDNYTVANAATGFTEYYYHKKTTNSYSLAKTLKKHLNNLPLSNRGVTSGNFYVIHYTYLPSVLLEMGYLNNSNDFQYIKSASYQEAVAQDVKSALLDWFDNIQPSLPKTK from the coding sequence GTGTTTAGGCAGATTTTAAAAAATCGGGTTCCTTTGCTTGTTTCGACGGCTTTTATTCTTGCCGGTTTATTATTAGTGGCCTCAATTTACTTTCCAAATCAAACAAAGAAAAGCAATAATTCAAAATCAATTACTACCAAAGCAAAGAAAACAGTCCTGCGTGACGGACCAGGACCGATGTATAAGCAATTAGCCACTTTCCCCGATTCAGAAAAATTAACGGTCCTTAAAGAAAAACACGGATGGTTGGAAGTTCGTTCAAAGAACGGTAAAGAAAATGGATGGATTGCTAGCTGGGTTGCCGAAGGAAAAGCAAACAGTATTAGCAAAGAAACTCGAATGACAGAAGCAACAATTGTTCTGGACCCGGGACACGGTGGTTCTGATCCAGGGTCGCTAGCAATCGACGGGGCGACAAATCCTAAATATTTCGAGAAAACCTATACTTTAAGAACAGCGCGAAAAATAAAAAAAGCTCTGGAATCAACTGGAGCCCGTGTAATTATGACTCGTGACAGTGATAAGCTGCTCTGGCCGCTTTCCAAAATAAGCAACATATCAAAAAAATATCATGCTGATGCTTTTATCAGTATTCACTTTGATAATTATACGGTCGCAAATGCAGCAACCGGTTTTACCGAATATTATTATCATAAAAAAACGACTAATTCATATAGCCTTGCAAAAACACTGAAAAAACATTTGAATAATTTGCCTTTATCGAATCGCGGCGTAACATCCGGGAACTTTTACGTAATCCACTATACTTATCTGCCATCGGTACTACTAGAAATGGGTTATTTAAACAACTCAAACGATTTTCAATACATTAAATCGGCTTCCTACCAAGAGGCAGTTGCCCAAGATGTCAAAAGCGCATTGCTGGACTGGTTTGACAATATTCAGCCATCCTTGCCCAAGACAAAATAA
- a CDS encoding histidine--tRNA ligase, which translates to MSDKLFQKPKGTADLLPDVQTIWDKINRAAREIIGHRYRFGRIDTPLFENYEIFARTSGDSSDVVSKEMYDFYDKGNRHLALRPEGTAGVVRAYVENKLYGPEYEKPVNLYYLESMFRYERPQAGRTREFHQLGVESFGSDSPFLDAQIIQMAIDFFQEFNLDNFVVKINSLGDEQSRTNYRNALVDYLKQFEDQLSDDSKNRLNSNPLRILDSKDRGDQKLLVDAPKILDYLNQESKDRFKQVTRALDDFAISYEIDNKLVRGLDYYNNTIFEIETRDPKLKSSATVCGGGRYSGMVEEFGGPNTPAIGFGIGLERLITLVGQIEDQDLADVYIVQTDQSVNEFANLLAKRLREEFNFGVLLDYTNRSMKSQLKSADRTKSRYSIVIGEEEVKSKKVTIKKMADGSQKKILLDKLTIEDFS; encoded by the coding sequence ATGTCTGATAAACTTTTTCAAAAACCAAAAGGAACGGCTGATTTGCTGCCGGACGTTCAAACAATTTGGGATAAAATTAATCGAGCAGCTCGGGAAATTATCGGCCACCGTTATCGTTTTGGTAGGATCGATACACCTTTATTTGAAAACTACGAAATTTTTGCACGCACTTCTGGGGATTCATCAGATGTTGTTAGCAAGGAAATGTACGATTTCTATGATAAGGGTAATCGACATTTGGCTTTACGGCCGGAGGGTACTGCTGGTGTGGTACGCGCTTATGTGGAAAACAAATTATACGGACCCGAATATGAAAAACCGGTTAATCTTTATTACTTGGAATCTATGTTTCGCTATGAGCGGCCGCAAGCCGGTCGAACGCGTGAATTTCATCAATTAGGTGTTGAAAGTTTTGGATCCGATTCGCCTTTCTTGGATGCACAAATTATTCAAATGGCAATTGATTTTTTCCAAGAATTCAATTTGGACAATTTTGTTGTCAAAATAAATTCGCTTGGTGATGAACAATCACGGACAAATTATCGTAATGCTCTAGTCGATTATTTAAAACAGTTTGAAGATCAGCTAAGCGATGATTCGAAGAATCGTTTGAATTCCAATCCCTTGCGGATTTTAGATTCAAAGGATCGAGGGGACCAAAAACTGCTTGTTGATGCTCCGAAGATTTTGGATTATTTAAACCAAGAATCGAAAGATCGTTTTAAACAAGTTACCAGGGCTTTGGATGATTTTGCTATCAGTTACGAAATTGATAATAAATTAGTTCGTGGTTTGGATTACTACAATAACACGATTTTTGAAATCGAAACACGGGATCCGAAACTTAAATCATCGGCTACAGTTTGTGGTGGTGGTCGTTACTCGGGGATGGTTGAAGAATTTGGTGGACCGAATACGCCGGCAATTGGTTTTGGCATTGGTTTGGAACGATTGATTACTTTGGTTGGCCAAATTGAAGATCAGGATCTTGCTGATGTTTATATTGTTCAAACCGACCAATCAGTTAATGAATTTGCCAATTTGTTGGCAAAACGGTTGCGTGAAGAATTTAATTTTGGAGTTTTGTTGGATTATACCAACCGATCGATGAAGTCACAATTAAAATCTGCCGATCGAACTAAGTCGAGATATTCGATTGTGATTGGTGAAGAAGAAGTTAAAAGCAAAAAAGTAACAATCAAAAAAATGGCTGACGGCAGCCAGAAAAAAATATTATTGGATAAGTTAACAATTGAGGATTTTTCATGA
- the aspS gene encoding aspartate--tRNA ligase, whose product MSREQRTIYAGLVNEKLAGQTVTLKGWVQKRRDLGGLIFVDLRDREGIVQLTFSGEFSQDALKTAEKIRSEYVISITGIVSLRSDSAINPKMKTGKIEILVHQAEILAESKTPPFDIEDGVDVNEELKLKYRYLDLRRPEMQKGLILRSKIMSSSMRFMEANGFLDIETPYLAKSTPEGARDYLVPSRVYPGSFYALPQSPQLFKQLLMGAGFDRYFQIARCFRDEDLRGDRQPEFTQLDMETSFMNQNEIMGLVNRWIAQIMSDVAKTDIDSSNFPILHWQEAMDRFGSDKPDLRFGIELHDVSEIVKQTNFAVFTGAIKNGGFVKAIVAPKGATKFTRKMIDGQADYIKRFGAKGLAWIKFEKGEFSGPIAKFLVDVKNQLISSLSLSDGDLVFFAADSFSVVSDTLGYLRKYVAKQLDLIDESEWDFAWIIDWPLFEYSEDFGRWIAAHHPFTMPNEEDLHYLNDGEDPHRAHAQSYDLVLNGYELGSGSIRIHTMDVQEKMLKALGFTSDQAEKAFGFLLEAMEYGFPPMGGIALGLDRLAMLLAGKDNIREVIAFPKNSNATEPMTKAPSRVSEKQLTELGLRVPE is encoded by the coding sequence ATGAGTAGAGAGCAAAGAACAATTTATGCAGGTTTGGTTAACGAAAAGTTGGCTGGACAAACAGTTACCTTAAAAGGCTGGGTACAAAAACGTCGAGATCTTGGCGGACTTATCTTTGTTGATTTACGTGATCGTGAAGGAATTGTTCAATTGACTTTTTCTGGTGAATTTTCTCAAGATGCTTTGAAAACAGCTGAAAAAATTCGTAGTGAGTATGTTATTTCGATTACTGGAATTGTTTCTTTAAGATCAGACTCTGCTATTAACCCAAAAATGAAAACAGGAAAAATTGAAATTTTAGTTCATCAGGCAGAAATTCTTGCTGAATCAAAAACACCGCCTTTCGATATTGAAGACGGGGTCGATGTCAATGAAGAACTGAAATTAAAATATCGTTACCTCGATCTTCGTCGCCCGGAAATGCAAAAAGGATTGATTTTACGCTCAAAAATTATGTCATCTTCAATGCGCTTTATGGAAGCGAATGGTTTTTTGGACATCGAAACTCCATATCTTGCCAAGAGTACGCCGGAAGGCGCACGTGATTACCTGGTACCTTCACGTGTTTACCCAGGTAGTTTCTATGCTTTGCCACAATCTCCGCAATTATTCAAGCAACTATTAATGGGTGCTGGTTTTGATCGTTATTTCCAAATTGCCCGTTGCTTTCGTGATGAAGATTTACGTGGTGATCGTCAGCCTGAATTCACACAACTTGATATGGAAACGTCTTTCATGAATCAAAACGAAATTATGGGGCTTGTTAATCGCTGGATCGCACAGATTATGTCTGATGTTGCTAAAACTGATATTGACTCAAGCAATTTTCCAATTTTACATTGGCAGGAAGCGATGGACCGTTTTGGTTCTGATAAACCAGATTTGCGTTTTGGAATCGAACTTCATGATGTTTCTGAAATAGTTAAACAAACGAATTTTGCTGTTTTTACCGGAGCTATTAAAAATGGTGGCTTCGTCAAAGCAATCGTTGCTCCAAAGGGAGCAACGAAATTCACTAGAAAAATGATTGATGGTCAAGCTGATTATATTAAGCGTTTTGGGGCCAAAGGTCTTGCTTGGATTAAGTTTGAAAAGGGAGAGTTTTCAGGACCGATTGCCAAGTTTTTGGTTGATGTTAAGAATCAGTTAATTTCTTCTTTGTCATTGTCTGATGGAGATTTGGTATTTTTTGCTGCTGATAGTTTCTCGGTTGTTTCCGATACCCTTGGATATTTACGTAAATATGTTGCCAAACAACTTGATTTGATTGATGAGAGTGAATGGGATTTTGCTTGGATCATCGATTGGCCGCTATTTGAGTATTCAGAGGATTTTGGTCGCTGGATTGCTGCTCATCATCCTTTCACAATGCCTAACGAAGAAGATTTGCATTATCTAAATGACGGTGAAGATCCTCATCGAGCGCATGCCCAATCGTATGATTTGGTTCTTAACGGATATGAACTGGGTTCTGGCTCGATTCGTATTCATACAATGGATGTTCAGGAAAAAATGCTTAAGGCCCTTGGCTTTACTTCTGATCAGGCGGAAAAAGCTTTTGGTTTTTTGCTTGAGGCGATGGAATATGGTTTTCCACCAATGGGTGGAATTGCTCTTGGTTTGGATCGCTTGGCTATGCTTTTGGCCGGCAAAGATAATATTCGAGAGGTAATTGCTTTTCCAAAGAATTCTAACGCTACCGAACCGATGACAAAGGCTCCTTCAAGGGTTTCTGAAAAGCAATTAACAGAGTTAGGATTGAGAGTTCCAGAATGA